One genomic window of Choloepus didactylus isolate mChoDid1 chromosome 27, mChoDid1.pri, whole genome shotgun sequence includes the following:
- the LOC119521049 gene encoding zinc finger protein 233-like produces MVAEALPLQQGGAVAVALFGDYGNCSPGAPLAPRYFRCRTAGLRLSLSRKFCEFQSWSCWRARSLLSVLVPSSACPGLLPPPVEQKKMTRFQEAVTFKDIAVVFTMEELGLLDAAQRKLYQDVMVENFRNLLSVGYQFFQPDIILHLEKEEKLLTMESEIEGEHSGHRNQNEIESLQEVALRSLLQEDLTCWQVWEQFTSKLARKQDAILNLQGKMSEMLKQGDSPCQMWAEVSNQISEDKNCVMKLEGESFSRNQNKEFPDRTTWDFWRNRYLRESQNYQMDVRNKWCKLYQCIMRRNSHHNHDHRLHRREKAFSHNNCAEDLKSSQHSVIDSGAQSFDENRKGISISSNLEVHQQLHLGEKSHRCIECGKGINYSPVLPIHQSVHTQEKHYRKDGCVEGFSQSSHLQTNEKVNAGEKPYRCQVCAKSFNQNSSCPAYELIYTGEKPCKCDRYGKHFSHSLDLNIHCVDNTVEKSCKCDVYNKGFSQTSQHTHQRIHDGDKTYKQEACNRVFNQNSDLHQCVHTGVKPYHCEVCGKTFTRPSHLQAHQRIHTGEKPYKCDVCDKNFSRDCNLQAHQRVHTGEKPYKCVTCGKDFNWISNLHVHQRVHTGEKPYKCETCGKYFSWSSHLQAHQRVHTVEKPYKCKTCGKDFSQISTLHAHQRVHTGEKPYKCETCGKAFSWSSYLHSHQRVHTGEKQYKCLTCGKDFNWISNLHVHQRVHTGEKPYKCETCGKYFSQITGLNAHQSVHTGERPYKCETCGKAYSWSSRLKAHQRVHTGEKPYKCGECGKGFILKSYLNIHQRVHTREKPYKCGICDKGFIQASHLQAHLRIHTGEEP; encoded by the exons ATGGTGGCCGAGGCACTTCCGCTGCAGCAGGGCGGGGCTGTGGCTGTCGCTCTTTTTGGTGATTATGGGAATTGTAGTCCTGGAGCTCCCCTGGCACCCAGGTACTTCCGCTGCAGGACGGCGGGGCTGAGGCTGTCGCTTTCGCGGAAATTCTGTGAATTTCAATCCTGGAGCTGCTGGAGAGCGAGGTCGCTGCTATCAGTCTTGGTCCCGAG TTCTGCCTGCCCAGGCCTTTTACCTCCTCCAGTGGAGCAAAAGAAAATGACCAGGTTTCAG GAAGCAGTGACGTTCAAAGATATAGCTGTGGTCTTCACCATGGAAGAACTGGGTTTGCTGGATGCCGCCCAGAGGAAATTGTACCAAGATGTGATGGTGGAGAACTTCAGGAACCTGCTCTCTGTGG GATATCAATTCTTCCAACCAGATATAATATTACatttggagaaagaagagaaactcTTGACAATGGAGTCAGAAATTGAAGGTGAGCATTCAG GGCACAGGAATCAAAATGAGATAGAGTCGCTTCAAGAAGTAGCATTAAGATCCCTTTTACAAGAAGATCTTACATGCTGGCAGGTGTGGGAACAATTTACAAGTAAATTAGCCAGAAAGCAAGATGCAATATTAAATCTTCAAGGCAAGATGTCTGAGATGCTAAAGCAAGGTGATTCCCCCTGTCAGATGTGGGCAGAAGTATCTAATCAGATTTCTGAAGATAAGAACTGTGTAATGAAGCTTGAAGGGGAGAGTTTCAGTAGGAATCAAAATAAAGAGTTTCCAGATAGGACCACCTGGGATTTTTGGAGGAATAGGTATCTGAGAGAATCACAAAATTACCAAATGGATGTAAGAAATAAATGGTGTAAACTCTATCAGTGTATTATGAGAAGGAACTCTCATCACAATCATGATCACAGATTACACAGAAGAGAGAAAGCATTTAGCCACAATAATTGTGCAGAAGACTTGAAATCATCCCAGCATAGTGTAATCGACTCGGGAGCGCAATCCTTTGATGAAAATAGAAAAGGCATCAGCATTAGCTCTAATCTTGAAGTTCATCAGCAGTTGCACTTAGGAGAGAAGTCTCATAGATGTATCGAGTGTGGAAAGGGCATCAATTATAGCCCAGTGCTTCCCATTCATCAGAGTGTTCATACACAAGAGAAACACTATAGAAAAGATGGGTGTGTTGAGGGCTTCAGTCAGAGTTCACATCTTCAAACTAATGAGAAAGTCAACgcaggagagaaaccctacagATGTCAGGTATGTGCTAAGAGCTTCAATCAGAACTCTTCCTGTCCTGCATATGAACTTATTTATACAGGAGAAAAGCCATGTAAGTGTGACAGGTATGGGAAGCACTTCAGTCATAGTTTAGATCTTAACATTCATTGTGTGGACAACACTGTAGAGAAATCCTGTAAATGTGATGTGTATAATAAAGGTTTCAGTCAGACATCACAACATACCCATCAGAGAATCCATGATGGAGACAAAACATACAAACAGGAAGCATGTAATAGGGTATTTAATCAGAATTCTGATCTTCATCAGTGTGTCCATACTGGAGTGAAACCATATCATTGTGAGGTGTGTGGTAAGACCTTCACAAGGCCCTCACATCTTCAAGCCCATCAGAGaatacacactggagagaaaccatacaaATGTGATGTGTGTGATAAGAACTTTAGCCGTGACTGCAATCTTCAAGCTCATCAGAGAgtccacacaggagagaaaccatacAAATGTGTGACATGTGGTAAGGACTTTAATTGGATTTCAAATCTTCATGTTCATCAGAGAgttcacacaggagagaagccaTACAAATGTGAGACATGTGGTAAGTACTTCAGCTGGAGTTCACATCTTCAAGCCCATCAAAGAGTCCACACAGTagagaaaccatataaatgtaaGACATGTGGTAAGGACTTCAGTCAGATTTCAACTCTTCATGCTCATCAGAGAgttcacacaggagagaagccaTACAAATGTGAGACATGTGGTAAGGCCTTCAGCTGGAGTTCATATCTTCATTCCCATCAGAGAgtccacacaggagagaaacaatACAAATGTTTGACCTGTGGTAAGGATTTTAACTGGATTTCAAATCTTCATGTTCATCAGAGAgttcacacaggagagaagccaTACAAATGTGAGACATGTGGTAAGTACTTCAGTCAGATTACAGGTCTTAATGCACATCAAAGTGTTCACACAGGAGAGAGGCCATACAAATGTGAGACATGTGGCAAGGCCTACAGCTGGAGTTCACGTCTTAAAGCCCATCAGAGAGtccatacaggagagaaaccctacaaATGTGGAGAGTGTGGGAAAGGCTTCATTTTGAAGTCTTATCTTAATATTCATCAAAGGGTCCACACCagagagaaaccctataaatgtggCATATGTGATAAGGGCTTCATTCAGGCCTCTCATCTACAAGCCCACctgagaattcatactggagaggaACCATAA